Proteins found in one Pectobacterium atrosepticum genomic segment:
- the nrdI gene encoding class Ib ribonucleoside-diphosphate reductase assembly flavoprotein NrdI — MNPLVYFSSQSENTHRFICRVDLPALRIPIATEQPALKVDRPYILVVPSYGGGSTKGAVPRQVIIFLNDPHNRAYLRGVIAAGNTNFGAAYCIAGDIIAQKCQVPYLYRFELLGTAEDVANVRKGVTEFWQQQTT, encoded by the coding sequence ATGAACCCGCTGGTCTATTTCTCCAGCCAGTCGGAAAACACGCATCGCTTCATTTGCAGGGTTGATTTACCCGCCCTGAGAATCCCGATAGCGACAGAACAGCCTGCATTGAAAGTTGATCGCCCCTATATTCTGGTTGTCCCCAGCTACGGCGGAGGCAGCACGAAAGGGGCTGTGCCGCGTCAGGTCATCATCTTTCTCAACGATCCGCACAATCGCGCTTACCTGCGTGGCGTGATTGCCGCAGGCAATACCAATTTCGGTGCAGCGTACTGCATCGCCGGTGACATCATCGCGCAGAAGTGTCAGGTGCCCTACCTGTACCGCTTTGAATTGCTCGGCACAGCAGAAGACGTTGCAAATGTGCGTAAGGGAGTAACTGAATTTTGGCAACAACAGACCACGTGA
- a CDS encoding class I SAM-dependent methyltransferase, protein MKSAQIPQTIVAPDSWDDITCGQFYRESLEQALLPWWPKLFGFHLIKIGALSAEIHVTGCAIAHQVNVAPHGDNLHVAADAHQLPFSEKSIDACLLAQTLSYSSDPHRILREVDRVLVDDGWLILSTFNPISLVGLGKLIPRLNKKHPYCSRMFTQMRITDWLGLLNYEVIHQTHFHVTPWRRNKGKLNKHIPMLGCLTLIIARKRTIPLTFTPMRARLRKASVRRTVGATRIYRR, encoded by the coding sequence ATGAAATCGGCACAAATACCTCAGACTATTGTTGCACCTGATTCATGGGATGATATCACCTGTGGGCAATTTTATCGTGAGTCGCTTGAACAGGCCTTGTTGCCATGGTGGCCAAAACTCTTTGGTTTTCATCTTATCAAGATAGGGGCGCTGAGCGCAGAAATCCACGTAACAGGGTGTGCGATCGCGCATCAGGTTAACGTTGCTCCACACGGTGATAATCTTCACGTTGCGGCTGATGCCCATCAATTACCTTTTTCTGAAAAGTCGATCGATGCCTGCTTACTCGCTCAAACGCTCTCTTATTCGTCGGATCCACATCGTATTCTGCGGGAGGTTGATCGTGTTTTGGTGGATGATGGTTGGTTAATACTGAGCACGTTTAATCCGATCAGTCTGGTTGGTCTTGGCAAACTGATCCCCAGGCTTAATAAAAAGCATCCCTATTGCAGTCGTATGTTTACTCAAATGCGCATCACAGACTGGCTGGGACTATTGAACTATGAGGTTATTCATCAGACCCATTTTCACGTTACGCCATGGCGGAGAAATAAAGGGAAACTGAATAAACATATTCCGATGCTGGGATGCCTGACGCTAATTATTGCCCGAAAGCGAACGATTCCGCTGACGTTTACACCGATGAGAGCGCGTTTGCGGAAAGCATCTGTGCGCCGCACGGTGGGCGCAACAAGGATATATCGGAGATGA
- a CDS encoding ribonuclease HI — MRKQVEIFTDGSCLGNPGPGGYGAVLRYKQHEKALSAGYRLTTNNRMELMAAIAALETLTTDCDIVLSTDSQYVRQGITSWIHNWKKRSWKTADKKPVKNVDLWKRLDTAIQRHSVRWEWVKGHAGHPENERCDELARAAASAPTLDDTGYQAE; from the coding sequence ATGCGCAAACAGGTAGAAATTTTCACCGACGGATCTTGTCTCGGTAATCCCGGCCCCGGCGGTTATGGCGCCGTGCTGCGCTACAAGCAGCACGAAAAAGCGTTGAGTGCAGGCTATCGTCTTACGACGAATAACAGAATGGAGTTGATGGCCGCTATTGCAGCGCTTGAAACACTGACCACCGACTGTGACATCGTACTCAGCACAGACAGTCAATATGTTCGTCAGGGTATCACCAGTTGGATTCATAACTGGAAAAAGCGTAGTTGGAAAACCGCTGACAAAAAGCCGGTCAAAAATGTCGATCTCTGGAAAAGGCTGGATACTGCGATTCAACGCCATTCCGTGCGTTGGGAATGGGTAAAAGGGCACGCTGGTCACCCAGAAAACGAGCGCTGCGATGAACTCGCTCGCGCTGCCGCCAGTGCGCCAACGCTTGATGACACCGGTTATCAGGCTGAATAA
- the mltD gene encoding murein transglycosylase D, with translation MKAKAIIIASVLLVGCQVSPHDTSQPKQHAQSLSSASQSEAGKYTDGRETSARWLDDDSIAQRDLWNFIGDELKMGIPDNARIREQKTRYLKNKSYLHDVTLRAEPYMYWIVEQIKQRKMPMELVLLPIVESAFDPSATSSANAAGLWQIIPGTGRNYGLKQNQWYDGRRDVIASTTAALDMMQRLNTMFDGDWLLTVAAYNSGEGRVMQAMKANKAKGKPTNFWALALPRETSIYVPKMLALSDILKNSKKYGVNLPQPNESRALAKVELGQQIELTQAAEMAGLSLNKLKSYNSGYKRNVTAPNGPHYIMVPKAHVEQLKDSLADGDIAAIQPTRLEQTPASQQYKVRSGDTLSAIATRLNVSTKDLQSWNNLRSVGALKVGQTLQVAKASGTNGSITYQVRKGDSLASIAKRHGVNIADVMRWNTVINKNANIQPGDRLTLYVSSNIKPDS, from the coding sequence ATGAAGGCTAAAGCGATCATCATCGCCTCAGTCTTGCTGGTCGGTTGTCAGGTCTCACCCCATGACACCTCGCAACCTAAGCAGCATGCACAGAGTTTGTCTTCGGCAAGTCAAAGTGAAGCAGGAAAGTACACAGATGGTCGAGAGACCTCCGCGCGATGGCTAGATGACGATAGCATCGCGCAACGAGATCTGTGGAACTTCATTGGCGACGAGCTGAAGATGGGGATTCCGGATAACGCACGGATCCGCGAGCAAAAAACGCGTTATTTGAAAAATAAGAGCTATCTCCACGATGTAACATTACGGGCAGAGCCGTACATGTACTGGATAGTCGAGCAGATTAAGCAACGTAAAATGCCGATGGAACTGGTACTACTACCCATAGTGGAGAGCGCTTTTGATCCAAGTGCCACATCATCTGCCAATGCCGCTGGGCTATGGCAGATTATCCCTGGTACAGGGCGTAACTATGGTTTGAAACAAAACCAGTGGTACGACGGGCGTCGCGACGTGATTGCGTCGACGACTGCTGCGCTGGATATGATGCAACGACTCAACACAATGTTTGATGGTGACTGGCTATTGACGGTTGCTGCATACAATAGTGGTGAAGGCCGCGTCATGCAGGCAATGAAAGCGAATAAAGCGAAAGGAAAACCGACCAACTTCTGGGCATTGGCGTTACCGCGTGAAACGTCAATTTATGTTCCTAAGATGCTGGCCTTAAGCGACATTCTTAAAAACAGTAAGAAATATGGCGTGAATCTACCGCAGCCCAATGAAAGCCGAGCATTAGCGAAGGTGGAATTGGGACAGCAGATAGAGTTGACACAAGCTGCTGAGATGGCAGGCCTGTCGTTAAATAAGCTGAAGAGCTATAACTCGGGCTATAAACGTAATGTTACCGCACCAAATGGGCCACATTACATTATGGTTCCTAAAGCGCACGTTGAGCAGTTGAAAGATTCACTGGCTGATGGCGATATCGCAGCGATTCAACCAACGCGCTTAGAACAAACGCCAGCATCACAGCAGTATAAGGTGCGCTCAGGTGATACCTTATCGGCGATTGCGACGCGGCTTAATGTCAGCACGAAAGATTTGCAGAGCTGGAACAATCTTCGTAGCGTAGGTGCACTCAAGGTTGGTCAGACGCTGCAAGTTGCGAAAGCTTCGGGAACTAACGGATCTATCACCTACCAAGTACGAAAGGGTGATTCGTTGGCAAGCATTGCTAAACGTCATGGCGTAAATATCGCTGATGTGATGCGCTGGAATACGGTTATCAACAAGAATGCCAACATCCAGCCAGGCGATCGTCTGACGCTATATGTTAGCAGCAATATAAAACCTGATTCTTAA
- the nrdH gene encoding glutaredoxin-like protein NrdH, with protein MRITIFTKPDCVQCNATCRALDKQGINYQLVDLTEDEQALQQVRALGYQQVPVVMTANDHWSGFRPDKISTLNAALQLQ; from the coding sequence ATGCGTATTACTATTTTCACTAAGCCAGATTGTGTTCAATGCAACGCCACATGTCGAGCGCTGGATAAGCAAGGAATTAACTATCAACTGGTGGACTTAACTGAAGATGAACAGGCGTTACAGCAGGTAAGAGCGTTGGGCTATCAGCAAGTGCCCGTCGTGATGACGGCTAATGACCATTGGAGCGGCTTCCGCCCAGATAAGATCAGTACTCTGAACGCCGCCCTGCAATTGCAGTAA
- a CDS encoding endonuclease/exonuclease/phosphatase family protein, whose protein sequence is MRKRTYAMRYVAGQPAERIFPPGEMHYPGQALPTGSLLLEGDVLRVMVWNIFKQQRLNWLSVLQNFGKGTQLVLLQEAQSTPDLIRFATTNYLSADQVPAIILPQHPSGVMTLSAAQPVYCCPLREREPLLRLAKSSLVTVYALQNGQRLMVINIHAVNFSFGVEIYTKQLAAIGEQLLHHQGPAIMAGDFNAWSQQRINALNRFAARMGLQEVHFVDDQRRKAFGRPLDFVFYRDMTVNQSSVLVTQASDHNPLLVEFSLI, encoded by the coding sequence GTGCGGAAAAGAACCTATGCAATGAGGTATGTTGCCGGCCAACCAGCTGAACGTATCTTTCCTCCCGGGGAAATGCATTATCCGGGACAAGCTCTACCGACAGGCTCATTGTTGCTGGAGGGAGATGTCTTACGCGTAATGGTGTGGAACATTTTCAAGCAACAGAGACTGAACTGGCTTTCCGTATTGCAGAATTTCGGTAAAGGCACTCAATTAGTCCTGTTGCAGGAAGCGCAAAGTACGCCAGACCTCATCCGTTTTGCAACCACTAACTATCTCTCTGCCGATCAGGTGCCTGCGATTATACTCCCACAACACCCATCAGGTGTGATGACGCTATCTGCAGCCCAGCCGGTATATTGCTGTCCTTTACGTGAAAGGGAACCCTTGTTGCGTTTAGCTAAGTCCTCTTTGGTAACGGTCTATGCGCTTCAGAATGGGCAGAGGCTGATGGTTATCAATATCCATGCGGTTAACTTTAGCTTTGGTGTTGAGATTTATACCAAGCAACTGGCTGCAATAGGAGAGCAACTCCTACATCATCAGGGGCCAGCTATTATGGCTGGAGATTTTAATGCATGGAGTCAACAACGAATCAATGCACTTAATCGGTTTGCGGCAAGAATGGGGCTGCAGGAAGTGCATTTTGTTGATGATCAGCGGCGAAAGGCGTTTGGTCGACCGTTAGATTTCGTTTTTTACCGTGATATGACTGTTAACCAATCTTCCGTATTGGTGACTCAGGCCTCAGATCATAATCCACTGCTCGTCGAATTTAGCCTGATTTAA
- the gloB gene encoding hydroxyacylglutathione hydrolase: MNLISIPALQDNYIWLLSNKANRCVIVDPGEASPVLNALDQNALLPEAILLTHHHNDHVGGVSEILNHYPNLPVFGPKETAKCGATYLVEEGNTVSLLNSEFSVIEVPGHTSGHIAYYNAPFLFCGDTLFSAGCGRIFEGTPKQMYESIQKIAELPDDTVVCCAHEYTLSNLRFSNDIWPEDPDIESYLHKISQIREKSQSSLPTTLGLERRINLFLRCHEIDLKRKISNEPENIENWQVFKMLRSKKDCF, translated from the coding sequence ATGAATCTTATCAGTATCCCCGCACTTCAGGATAACTACATTTGGTTATTGAGCAATAAAGCAAACCGCTGTGTGATCGTCGATCCTGGTGAGGCGAGCCCAGTGCTTAATGCACTCGATCAAAACGCACTTCTTCCCGAAGCAATTTTGCTCACTCATCACCATAATGATCATGTGGGAGGCGTCAGTGAAATACTTAATCATTACCCTAACTTGCCCGTTTTTGGCCCGAAAGAAACCGCTAAATGCGGCGCAACCTATCTGGTAGAGGAAGGAAATACTGTCTCTTTGTTAAATTCGGAATTTTCTGTAATTGAGGTTCCAGGACACACATCTGGTCACATTGCCTACTATAATGCGCCATTTTTATTCTGTGGCGATACGCTATTTTCAGCGGGATGCGGTCGTATATTTGAAGGAACACCGAAGCAAATGTATGAATCAATTCAAAAAATAGCAGAACTTCCTGACGATACTGTCGTATGTTGCGCTCATGAATATACACTATCAAACTTAAGATTTTCTAATGACATATGGCCTGAAGATCCAGATATTGAGTCTTATCTTCATAAAATCAGTCAGATACGAGAAAAATCGCAGTCTAGTTTACCCACAACACTAGGTCTGGAGAGAAGAATCAACCTGTTCCTTCGCTGTCATGAAATTGATTTAAAAAGAAAAATATCAAACGAACCTGAAAATATAGAGAATTGGCAAGTTTTTAAGATGCTACGCAGCAAGAAAGACTGCTTTTGA
- a CDS encoding DNA polymerase III subunit epsilon codes for MSTEITRQIVLDTETTGMNKLGVHYEGHKIIEIGAVEVINRRLTGRHFHVYIKPDRLVDPEAYNIHGISDEFLADKPTYADVADDFLDFIRGAELVIHNATFDIGFMDYEFRLLNRNIPKTETFCKITDSLFMARKIFPGKRNNLDALCDRYLIDNSKRTLHGALLDAEILAEVYLAMTGGQTSLTFSMEGEAQRQNESNETIQRIVRPQSALKVLYADETELLAHEQRLDLVAKKGGSCLWRTE; via the coding sequence ATGAGCACTGAAATTACGCGACAAATCGTCCTGGATACAGAAACCACCGGTATGAATAAGCTGGGGGTTCACTACGAAGGGCATAAAATTATCGAGATCGGTGCGGTCGAAGTGATTAACCGCCGCCTGACTGGCCGTCATTTTCACGTCTACATCAAACCCGATCGTTTAGTGGATCCAGAGGCCTATAACATACATGGTATCAGCGATGAGTTTCTTGCTGATAAACCAACGTATGCTGATGTTGCGGATGATTTTCTCGATTTTATCCGCGGCGCGGAGTTGGTCATTCATAACGCAACGTTTGATATCGGCTTTATGGATTACGAATTTCGGTTGCTGAACCGGAATATTCCCAAGACGGAGACGTTCTGTAAGATCACCGATAGCCTGTTTATGGCACGGAAGATCTTTCCCGGTAAGCGTAACAATTTGGATGCGCTCTGCGATCGCTATCTGATAGATAACAGCAAGCGTACGTTGCACGGCGCATTGCTCGATGCCGAAATTCTGGCAGAAGTTTATCTGGCGATGACCGGTGGTCAAACTTCTCTGACTTTTTCGATGGAAGGTGAAGCGCAGCGGCAGAATGAGAGTAATGAAACGATCCAGAGAATTGTCCGCCCTCAATCGGCGTTAAAGGTGCTTTACGCTGATGAAACAGAGCTGCTCGCGCATGAACAACGTCTGGATTTGGTTGCTAAAAAAGGCGGTAGTTGCCTGTGGCGAACAGAATAA
- the nrdF gene encoding class 1b ribonucleoside-diphosphate reductase subunit beta: MTALARIQAINWNKIEDDKDLEVWNRLTSNFWLPEKVPLSNDIPSWSTLNTRERQLTIRVFTGLTLLDTIQNTLGAPTLMPDAVTPHEEAVLSNISFMEAVHARSYSSIFSTLCLTSEVDDAYRWSEENPALQKKSDIILSHYRSDDPLMKKVASVFLESFLFYSGFYLPMYWSSRAKLTNTADLIRLIIRDEAVHGYYIGYKFQRALAKADPARQQQVKNFAYDLLQDLYDNEVLYTQELYDGVGWTEDVKKFLHYNANKALMNLGYEALFPASMTDVNPAILSALSPNADENHDFFSGSGSSYVIGKAVNTEDEDWDF; encoded by the coding sequence ATGACCGCACTCGCTCGCATCCAGGCGATTAACTGGAACAAAATTGAAGACGACAAAGATTTGGAAGTCTGGAACCGGCTAACGTCTAACTTCTGGTTACCTGAAAAGGTGCCGCTCTCGAACGATATTCCGTCGTGGAGCACGCTGAATACCCGCGAACGTCAGTTGACGATTCGTGTATTCACCGGTCTGACGCTGCTGGACACCATCCAAAATACGCTGGGTGCGCCAACGTTAATGCCCGATGCAGTAACGCCGCACGAAGAAGCCGTGCTGTCTAACATCAGCTTTATGGAAGCAGTGCACGCTCGCTCATACAGCTCCATTTTCTCGACGCTGTGCCTGACCAGCGAAGTGGATGATGCTTATCGCTGGAGTGAAGAGAACCCGGCCCTACAGAAAAAGTCAGATATTATTCTGTCGCACTATCGCAGCGACGACCCGCTGATGAAGAAAGTCGCCAGCGTGTTTCTGGAGTCGTTCCTGTTCTACTCTGGATTTTACCTGCCGATGTACTGGTCAAGCCGCGCCAAGCTTACCAATACGGCGGATTTGATCCGGCTTATCATTCGTGACGAAGCCGTACACGGCTACTATATTGGCTACAAATTCCAGAGAGCACTAGCAAAGGCCGATCCCGCTCGCCAGCAGCAGGTGAAAAACTTCGCTTACGACCTGCTACAGGATTTGTACGATAACGAGGTGCTGTATACGCAGGAACTCTATGACGGCGTGGGTTGGACAGAGGATGTGAAGAAATTCCTTCACTACAACGCAAACAAAGCATTGATGAATCTGGGCTATGAAGCGTTGTTCCCCGCCAGCATGACGGATGTGAATCCCGCGATTCTCTCGGCCCTATCACCAAATGCTGATGAGAACCACGACTTCTTTTCTGGCTCCGGCTCGTCTTATGTGATCGGTAAAGCCGTCAACACCGAAGACGAAGATTGGGATTTCTAA
- the nrdE gene encoding class 1b ribonucleoside-diphosphate reductase subunit alpha, with protein MATTDHVSAKATKADTDAHSLDYHALNAMLNLYDAEGNIQFEMDKLAARRYFLQHVNQNTVFFHNLEEKLRYLVEEGYYEAEVLDQYHFDFIKSLFQQAYAHKFRFQTFLGAFKYYTGYTLKTFDGKRYLERYEDRVCLVALALAKGDTTLASALVDEIISGRFQPATPTFLNCGKKQRGELVSCFLLRIEDNMESIGRAINSALQLSKRGGGVAFMLSNIRETGAPIKRIENQSSGIIPIMKMLEDAFSYANQLGARQGAGAVYLNAHHPDILRFLDTKRENADEKIRIKTLSLGVVIPDITFQLAKNNQVMYLFSPYDVEQVYGVPLSEISVTEKYHEMVNDKRIRKSQIKARDFFQILAEIQFESGYPYMMFEDTVNRANPIHGRINMSNLCSEILQVNDASLYDDDLGYRHIGKDISCNLGSMNIANAMASPDFGQTVEMAIRALTAVSDMSHISSVPSIEKGNDESHAIGLGQMNLHGYLAKERIFYGTEEAVDFTNIYFYTVAFHAIRASNALAIERNQRFSGFELSKYATGEYFDKYIEQQWEPITARARELFEQAGIHIPNQQDWAALRESVIAHGIYNQNLQAVPPTGSISYINHSTSSIHPIVSRIEIRKEGKIGRVYYPAPYMNNDNLEYYQDAYEIGPQKIIDTYAAATQHVDQGLSLTLFFRDTATTRDINKAQIYAWTKGIKTIYYIRIRQMALEGTEVQGCVSCAL; from the coding sequence TTGGCAACAACAGACCACGTGAGTGCAAAGGCAACCAAGGCCGACACAGATGCCCACTCGCTCGATTACCATGCGCTGAACGCGATGCTGAACCTCTACGACGCAGAGGGAAACATCCAGTTCGAGATGGATAAGCTCGCGGCACGCCGTTATTTCCTACAGCATGTGAACCAGAACACCGTGTTCTTCCACAATCTGGAAGAAAAGCTGCGTTATTTGGTTGAAGAGGGTTACTACGAAGCCGAAGTGCTGGACCAATATCACTTCGATTTCATCAAGAGTCTTTTCCAGCAGGCTTACGCTCACAAGTTTCGCTTTCAAACCTTTCTGGGAGCGTTCAAATACTACACTGGCTATACGCTCAAAACCTTTGACGGCAAACGCTATCTGGAACGCTATGAAGATCGTGTCTGCCTCGTAGCGCTGGCCCTCGCCAAAGGGGACACCACACTGGCTAGCGCGCTGGTCGACGAGATCATCAGCGGACGCTTTCAGCCCGCCACGCCCACGTTCCTCAACTGCGGTAAAAAGCAGCGCGGCGAGCTGGTCTCCTGCTTCCTGCTGCGTATCGAAGACAATATGGAGTCGATTGGTCGAGCGATAAACTCCGCACTTCAGCTCTCAAAACGCGGCGGCGGCGTGGCCTTCATGCTCAGTAACATCCGCGAAACCGGCGCACCAATCAAGCGTATCGAAAATCAGTCATCCGGCATTATTCCTATCATGAAAATGCTGGAGGATGCCTTTTCCTATGCTAACCAGCTTGGCGCGCGTCAGGGTGCTGGGGCAGTGTACCTCAATGCACACCACCCAGATATTCTGCGTTTTCTGGATACCAAGCGGGAAAATGCCGACGAGAAAATCCGTATCAAGACGCTGTCTTTGGGGGTAGTCATCCCTGATATCACGTTTCAGCTAGCCAAGAATAATCAGGTGATGTACCTGTTCTCACCTTATGATGTCGAGCAGGTTTATGGCGTGCCGCTGTCGGAAATTAGCGTGACCGAAAAATACCACGAAATGGTCAATGACAAGCGCATCCGTAAATCTCAAATCAAGGCACGCGACTTCTTCCAGATTCTCGCCGAGATCCAGTTCGAATCCGGTTATCCCTATATGATGTTTGAGGATACGGTGAACCGCGCGAATCCGATTCACGGCCGCATCAATATGAGCAACCTGTGTTCTGAGATTTTGCAGGTCAATGACGCCAGCCTGTACGACGACGATCTCGGCTATCGCCATATTGGCAAAGACATCTCCTGCAACCTCGGTTCGATGAATATCGCCAACGCGATGGCATCGCCCGATTTCGGCCAGACGGTTGAAATGGCGATCCGCGCGCTGACTGCCGTTTCCGATATGAGCCATATCAGCTCTGTGCCGTCTATCGAAAAAGGCAACGACGAATCGCACGCCATTGGTTTAGGTCAGATGAACCTGCACGGCTATTTGGCGAAAGAGCGGATTTTTTACGGTACAGAAGAAGCCGTCGATTTCACCAATATCTATTTCTACACTGTCGCTTTCCATGCGATTCGAGCATCAAATGCGCTAGCGATCGAGCGTAACCAACGCTTCTCGGGCTTTGAACTCTCTAAATACGCCACGGGCGAGTATTTTGATAAATACATCGAACAGCAGTGGGAACCAATAACAGCCCGCGCACGTGAACTATTTGAACAGGCTGGCATCCACATTCCCAACCAGCAGGACTGGGCAGCGCTGCGCGAATCCGTCATTGCACACGGTATTTATAACCAAAACTTGCAGGCTGTTCCACCGACCGGTTCGATTTCGTATATCAACCACTCAACGTCCAGCATCCACCCGATTGTGTCACGCATCGAAATTCGCAAAGAGGGCAAGATTGGTCGCGTCTACTACCCTGCCCCTTACATGAACAACGACAACCTAGAGTATTACCAGGATGCCTATGAGATCGGGCCGCAGAAGATCATCGATACCTACGCCGCCGCAACGCAGCACGTCGATCAGGGGCTGTCACTGACGCTATTTTTCCGCGATACCGCCACGACACGTGACATCAATAAAGCGCAGATCTACGCCTGGACCAAGGGCATTAAAACTATTTATTACATTCGCATACGGCAGATGGCGCTGGAAGGCACTGAAGTTCAGGGCTGTGTATCCTGTGCGCTATAA